In Desulfosediminicola ganghwensis, a single window of DNA contains:
- a CDS encoding IS4 family transposase, which translates to MAHSNTILNQIASFFPRHDFEKLAKKHHHGQKFRSFNRWSQFLAMTIAQVTSRKSLRDLVSNLAVQKSRLYHLGMGPTSRATLARVNEQQPYETFKAMFFQLLHKCQANAPKHRFKFKGKIYLLDATMVNLCLSVFPWASYRKSKGAMKLHFGLDASGYLPVFMDMTEGKKHEIEWARSLNLPAGSCVVFDREFTDYTWYDTLDKRKITFVTRLKSNAKVYRYGNRRKPDSPYVLEDQKIKIPGYQFTFRRIIYVDPETGIEYQFVTNSRKLKASEVAAIYKERWQIELFFKWIKQQLKVKTFLGTSENAVLTELWIALCVYLMLSYFKFMAKFKGSLTQLLRLLQLNIFERRPLADLLKPPDKLVKTQFTPQLALWD; encoded by the coding sequence TTCAACAGATGGAGCCAGTTTCTCGCCATGACTATAGCCCAAGTCACTTCCAGAAAGAGCCTTCGTGACTTAGTCAGCAACCTGGCAGTTCAAAAGTCTCGTTTGTATCATTTGGGTATGGGGCCAACTAGCCGGGCCACCTTGGCTCGTGTCAATGAGCAACAGCCTTATGAGACTTTCAAAGCTATGTTCTTTCAGCTTTTGCATAAGTGCCAGGCGAATGCTCCGAAGCATAGGTTTAAGTTCAAGGGTAAAATTTATTTACTCGATGCAACGATGGTCAATCTCTGTCTCTCAGTGTTCCCGTGGGCTAGCTACCGCAAAAGCAAGGGTGCCATGAAATTACATTTTGGCCTTGATGCAAGTGGCTATCTTCCAGTCTTCATGGATATGACGGAGGGTAAAAAACATGAAATCGAATGGGCACGATCTCTTAACCTGCCTGCCGGTTCTTGTGTGGTTTTTGACCGAGAATTCACCGATTACACTTGGTACGACACCCTCGACAAACGCAAAATAACATTCGTAACACGGCTTAAAAGTAATGCAAAAGTCTATCGTTACGGCAACCGACGTAAACCCGATTCTCCATATGTTCTTGAAGACCAAAAGATAAAAATTCCAGGATATCAGTTCACTTTTCGACGGATTATATATGTTGATCCAGAAACGGGCATTGAGTATCAGTTTGTGACAAATTCTAGGAAACTCAAAGCCTCAGAAGTTGCTGCAATTTATAAAGAACGCTGGCAAATCGAGCTGTTCTTTAAGTGGATCAAGCAACAACTAAAAGTGAAGACGTTTCTTGGAACATCTGAAAACGCAGTACTTACAGAGCTATGGATTGCCCTCTGTGTCTATCTAATGCTGTCGTATTTTAAATTCATGGCCAAATTCAAAGGATCGCTCACGCAACTGCTCAGACTATTGCAATTGAACATTTTTGAAAGAAGACCGTTGGCTGATTTGCTAAAGCCGCCTGACAAACTGGTAAAAACACAATTTACGCCGCAACTTGCATTGTGGGATTAA
- a CDS encoding DUF2007 domain-containing protein codes for MIKIYNPENEFDLIFIKSILMSENVNFYVHNDFFGSLRLGPPIELFNQKTIYVINEDVEKANELIEIYLENSYNNDGYYNEEEKLKVKISVIIEFLIFRWFVPRRILKKR; via the coding sequence ATGATAAAGATCTACAATCCAGAAAATGAATTCGATTTAATCTTTATCAAAAGTATTTTAATGAGTGAAAATGTAAATTTTTATGTTCATAACGACTTTTTTGGTTCATTGAGGCTAGGGCCACCAATTGAACTATTCAACCAGAAAACTATTTACGTTATAAATGAAGATGTAGAGAAAGCAAATGAACTAATAGAAATTTACTTAGAAAATTCATACAATAATGATGGATACTATAATGAAGAAGAAAAACTAAAAGTGAAGATCAGTGTCATTATAGAGTTTTTAATTTTTAGGTGGTTTGTCCCAAGAAGAATATTAAAAAAGCGATAA
- a CDS encoding transposase produces the protein MAKYKPYSYAQGMFIPVFFSEQIQKGTFEYTLNYLVDHELDLSIFDARFTNDETGAPAYDPRILLKIILFAYSRGITSSRAISECCEKNILFMALSANTRPHFTTIASFVSSMDKEVVSLFLQVLLICDQQNLIGREMFAIDGCKLPSNASKEWSGTKADLTKKVEKIERALHRMIIRHKSMDLEKIEPEVRDHEEKYKKKLQKSAAKIRDWLKDHDDRRGSGGKPVKSNITDNDSAKMATSKGVIQGYVGVASVDKKHQVIVGAEAYGQGSESNLLVPSLKSIQSNLEQIGDQDVFGKAKVVADSGYHSEKNLEYLYTENIDGYVADTRFRKRDPRFATAERYKDLPAYHFATRAGGKRLFRPEHFTFADDLSHAICPAGKKLYRNGCNAKVKDYQAYKFKGAKRDCLPCQLRRECLRKPEKTEARQLAYFPGKKRNGNERFTEKMKRKIDSTIGRAIYGMRLAVGEPPFGHIRSTMKLDRFSLRGKRKVNAQWNLFCMVHNLKKIHSYGAVVGS, from the coding sequence ATGGCCAAATACAAGCCGTATTCATACGCTCAGGGGATGTTCATACCAGTATTCTTCAGTGAGCAGATACAAAAAGGGACTTTCGAGTACACCCTGAACTATCTGGTCGATCACGAACTCGACCTTTCCATCTTTGATGCCAGGTTCACCAACGACGAAACTGGTGCCCCAGCCTATGACCCACGGATCTTGCTGAAGATTATCCTGTTTGCCTATTCACGAGGTATTACTTCTAGTCGTGCAATTTCCGAGTGCTGTGAAAAAAACATCCTTTTCATGGCCCTTTCAGCCAATACCAGACCCCACTTCACAACAATTGCCAGTTTCGTTTCCAGTATGGACAAAGAGGTTGTCTCTCTCTTTCTTCAAGTACTGCTGATCTGTGACCAGCAGAACCTTATTGGCCGAGAGATGTTTGCTATTGATGGCTGCAAACTCCCAAGCAATGCCTCTAAGGAATGGAGTGGCACCAAAGCCGATTTGACCAAAAAGGTTGAAAAGATAGAGCGAGCTCTGCACAGAATGATCATCCGTCACAAGTCCATGGATCTTGAGAAGATAGAGCCGGAAGTTCGGGATCATGAAGAGAAATATAAGAAGAAACTACAAAAAAGTGCTGCCAAGATAAGGGATTGGCTGAAAGACCATGATGACCGACGTGGCAGTGGCGGCAAACCGGTTAAATCAAACATTACCGATAATGACTCTGCCAAGATGGCCACATCGAAAGGGGTAATACAGGGGTATGTCGGTGTTGCCTCAGTGGACAAGAAGCACCAAGTCATTGTTGGAGCAGAAGCCTATGGGCAGGGCAGTGAGTCCAATCTCCTTGTACCTTCGCTGAAGTCGATACAGTCTAACTTGGAACAGATAGGCGACCAAGATGTATTTGGTAAGGCCAAAGTTGTAGCGGATAGCGGTTATCATTCCGAGAAGAATCTCGAGTACCTCTATACAGAGAATATAGATGGGTATGTTGCGGATACTCGTTTCCGCAAACGAGATCCTCGCTTTGCCACAGCGGAGCGCTATAAAGATCTCCCCGCTTATCACTTTGCGACCAGGGCCGGTGGAAAGCGACTCTTTCGGCCTGAACATTTTACTTTCGCTGATGATTTGAGCCACGCTATTTGTCCGGCCGGCAAGAAACTCTACCGCAATGGCTGCAACGCCAAGGTGAAAGACTATCAGGCCTACAAGTTTAAAGGAGCTAAGCGAGACTGCCTCCCATGTCAATTGCGACGTGAGTGTTTACGAAAGCCAGAGAAAACCGAGGCCCGTCAGCTAGCTTACTTTCCGGGGAAAAAGCGTAACGGTAATGAGCGATTCACAGAGAAGATGAAACGAAAGATTGATTCAACCATTGGTCGAGCAATCTATGGCATGCGACTCGCTGTTGGTGAGCCACCCTTTGGCCATATACGGTCAACCATGAAACTTGATCGATTCAGTCTTCGAGGAAAACGAAAAGTGAATGCGCAGTGGAACCTGTTCTGCATGGTCCATAACCTGAAAAAGATCCACTCGTATGGAGCGGTAGTAGGCAGCTGA
- the tnpC gene encoding IS66 family transposase, whose protein sequence is MNFETANLPNDPAELKRLLVETQRRYERETALLREQVRLLYAKLFGKKSEKDAAESGVMQLPLFDMPEPEVESVEEVVEVPEHTRAKRGRKPLPANLPRVEIVHDIPENAKVCGCGAELDRIGEDVSEKLDIIPAVIQVVRHIRPKYACKSCEGLETEGAVVKIAPPPKQIINKGIATAGLLAHIVTAKFCDALPFYRQERQFARLGAELPRATMANWAMKAANSCTPLLELLWQKVHSGPLINIDETSVQVLAEPGRSPTSKSYMWICRGGDPHHPGLLYHYAPSRSARIAKELLDGYQGAVQSDGYAAYDFLDAQPGIAHAGCWAHVRRKFVDVQKGRGKTKKTGSTDVALNYIRKLYGVEKEGTRNKLSGMELLAFRRKKAKPVLDDFFLWLSKKAGQVAPKSLLGAAVNYTLNQWQRLLVYLDFPDMTPDNNAAENAIRPFVVGRKNWLFAGTQEGAKASATLYSLVETAKANNLEPYNYLRYLFEKLPFAESRPDLLKLLPMNLQADDLRIDGTMSGV, encoded by the coding sequence ATGAATTTCGAAACCGCAAACCTTCCGAATGATCCTGCAGAACTCAAACGGTTGCTGGTGGAAACCCAGCGTCGTTATGAGCGGGAAACCGCTCTTTTACGAGAACAGGTCCGCCTGCTTTATGCCAAACTGTTCGGCAAAAAGAGTGAAAAAGATGCTGCCGAATCAGGTGTGATGCAATTGCCATTATTCGATATGCCCGAACCTGAGGTGGAATCGGTCGAAGAGGTTGTGGAAGTTCCTGAGCATACTCGAGCGAAACGCGGTCGCAAGCCATTGCCGGCCAACCTGCCCAGAGTAGAAATCGTACATGATATTCCCGAAAATGCAAAAGTCTGTGGCTGCGGAGCGGAACTGGATCGCATTGGAGAAGATGTTTCTGAAAAGCTGGATATTATCCCGGCAGTTATCCAGGTTGTACGTCACATTCGTCCCAAATATGCCTGCAAATCCTGTGAAGGTCTGGAGACTGAAGGGGCGGTAGTGAAAATCGCCCCGCCACCAAAGCAGATTATCAACAAGGGGATCGCCACTGCAGGCTTACTCGCCCATATAGTTACTGCGAAATTCTGCGATGCACTCCCTTTCTACCGACAGGAACGACAATTTGCCCGATTAGGGGCAGAACTACCCCGGGCAACCATGGCCAACTGGGCTATGAAAGCAGCAAATTCCTGCACACCACTTCTTGAACTGCTGTGGCAGAAGGTTCATTCCGGTCCGTTGATCAATATTGACGAAACTTCGGTTCAGGTTCTGGCTGAACCAGGGCGGTCGCCAACAAGTAAGTCATATATGTGGATATGTCGCGGTGGTGATCCACATCATCCCGGATTGCTCTATCATTATGCCCCAAGCCGCTCAGCCAGGATCGCTAAAGAGTTGCTGGACGGCTATCAGGGAGCTGTGCAATCAGATGGTTACGCGGCATATGATTTTCTTGATGCACAGCCTGGCATTGCCCATGCAGGTTGCTGGGCACATGTACGCCGTAAATTTGTCGATGTGCAGAAAGGTCGTGGCAAAACGAAAAAGACCGGCAGCACGGATGTAGCGTTGAACTATATTCGTAAGCTTTATGGTGTGGAAAAAGAAGGTACCAGAAATAAACTTTCCGGCATGGAATTGTTGGCCTTTCGTCGGAAAAAGGCCAAACCGGTTTTGGACGATTTTTTCCTTTGGCTAAGCAAAAAAGCAGGCCAGGTGGCACCAAAGAGTTTGCTGGGAGCTGCAGTGAATTACACCCTTAATCAATGGCAGCGCCTACTGGTCTATCTCGATTTTCCAGATATGACGCCAGACAATAACGCGGCTGAAAATGCAATACGTCCATTTGTTGTTGGCAGAAAAAACTGGCTATTTGCAGGCACACAGGAAGGTGCGAAAGCAAGCGCCACGCTCTATAGCTTGGTTGAGACTGCCAAAGCCAATAATCTGGAACCCTATAATTATCTGAGATACCTGTTTGAGAAATTACCTTTTGCAGAATCTCGCCCAGATTTATTGAAGCTATTGCCCATGAACCTGCAAGCTGATGATTTGAGAATAGACGGTACCATGAGTGGGGTTTAA
- the tnpB gene encoding IS66 family insertion sequence element accessory protein TnpB (TnpB, as the term is used for proteins encoded by IS66 family insertion elements, is considered an accessory protein, since TnpC, encoded by a neighboring gene, is a DDE family transposase.): protein MIPTPEKVRVYIALGATDMRKSINGLSLLVEDQFDLDLFSGSLFAFSNRKRDMVKILYWYQNGFCIWQKRLEAETFRWPESEEEVIEIHETALQWLLHGLDLQQAHRQLSYNSVS from the coding sequence ATGATTCCCACTCCGGAAAAAGTCCGAGTATACATCGCTCTTGGTGCCACAGATATGCGAAAGTCGATTAACGGATTGTCTCTTCTGGTGGAAGATCAGTTCGACCTGGATCTTTTTTCAGGGAGTCTTTTCGCTTTCAGTAATAGGAAACGCGATATGGTCAAGATTTTGTACTGGTACCAAAACGGTTTCTGCATCTGGCAGAAAAGGCTGGAGGCAGAAACCTTTCGCTGGCCCGAATCAGAGGAAGAGGTGATTGAGATTCATGAGACAGCTTTGCAGTGGCTTTTACACGGCCTTGATTTGCAGCAGGCACACAGGCAACTCAGCTATAATTCAGTATCGTGA
- the tnpA gene encoding IS66 family insertion sequence element accessory protein TnpA, whose amino-acid sequence MDRNISKLQKKQGYWQKHISAWEAGSQSQKAYCQSNGIALATFGYWKRKLNCRIENEPAFYPLAVPTSTPDTNVKASLAVHIDRFKLEIQGDFCSEQFKKVVTTLEQLT is encoded by the coding sequence GTGGACAGAAACATTTCGAAACTTCAAAAGAAGCAGGGCTACTGGCAAAAACATATCAGTGCCTGGGAAGCAGGTAGCCAAAGCCAGAAAGCCTATTGTCAGTCGAACGGAATTGCCCTGGCAACTTTCGGCTACTGGAAACGAAAACTGAATTGCCGGATCGAGAACGAGCCAGCGTTTTATCCTCTTGCAGTCCCAACATCAACCCCTGATACAAATGTTAAAGCTTCCCTGGCTGTGCATATTGATCGCTTCAAGCTTGAGATTCAGGGCGACTTTTGTTCTGAGCAGTTTAAAAAAGTTGTGACGACTCTGGAGCAGCTTACATGA
- a CDS encoding integron integrase, producing MDKKTLYSRSFQASDFGEYLLKSPIVPPGKEQYMVRWVRKFFQTRVKFTENDWRLQLPLFIEILAKSGFDTWQLQQAEEAVRLYFFNFINSTVENPSVGKVSAESQEVVTPQKAVNAFLSNLRLRHYARTTEKIYLQWVKQFLAFCIKKDKKFNDTNAITQTLAKDFLAYLAINKHVSASTQNQAFNALLLFFKVVLDVELSEMRDGIRAKVDRKLPVVFSIDEVRILLEKVSGTRGLMLQLIYGGGLRVNECCRLRIQDIDFTHNLIYVRDGKGGKDRTTLLPEMLKPKLKPHIENVIDLHREDIAAGYGEVWLPNALSRKYPNASKQTAWQWLFPSGRISVDPVSGRIGRHHVLDKMLQRYFKNILNSSGIHKHASVHTLRHSFATHLLLNGIDLRQIQEYLGHSRVETTMIYTHVIKDLREPTASPLDLL from the coding sequence ATGGATAAAAAAACACTGTATTCACGCTCTTTTCAAGCGTCCGATTTTGGGGAATATCTTTTAAAAAGTCCTATTGTGCCCCCTGGGAAAGAGCAGTATATGGTCAGGTGGGTTCGCAAATTTTTTCAAACAAGGGTCAAGTTTACAGAAAATGACTGGCGATTACAGCTACCGCTGTTCATAGAGATTTTAGCAAAATCTGGCTTTGATACATGGCAACTTCAACAAGCGGAAGAAGCTGTTCGATTATACTTTTTCAATTTTATAAACTCGACCGTTGAAAACCCAAGCGTCGGCAAAGTCTCAGCCGAGTCTCAAGAAGTAGTAACACCCCAAAAAGCCGTAAATGCATTTTTGTCTAACCTTAGACTGAGGCATTATGCAAGAACCACTGAAAAAATCTACCTTCAATGGGTTAAACAATTTCTTGCTTTTTGTATCAAAAAAGACAAGAAATTCAACGATACCAATGCCATTACCCAAACTCTAGCCAAAGACTTTTTAGCCTATCTTGCAATAAATAAGCACGTATCCGCTTCCACTCAAAATCAGGCCTTCAATGCTTTGCTACTCTTTTTCAAGGTGGTACTAGATGTTGAACTCTCGGAAATGCGGGACGGAATTCGGGCCAAAGTTGACCGTAAGCTTCCTGTGGTATTTTCCATAGATGAGGTAAGAATTCTACTCGAAAAAGTATCCGGAACACGAGGCCTCATGCTACAGCTTATCTATGGAGGAGGTTTGCGCGTTAATGAATGTTGCCGCTTGCGAATTCAAGATATCGACTTCACACATAATCTGATCTACGTACGTGATGGAAAAGGAGGAAAGGATAGAACTACCCTTTTGCCTGAAATGCTGAAGCCGAAACTCAAACCTCACATAGAAAATGTTATCGATTTACACCGGGAAGATATTGCAGCCGGTTATGGTGAAGTCTGGTTGCCCAATGCATTATCGAGAAAATACCCTAATGCTTCAAAACAAACAGCCTGGCAATGGCTATTTCCAAGTGGCAGGATCTCAGTTGATCCGGTTTCTGGCAGGATAGGCAGGCATCATGTATTGGATAAGATGCTCCAACGGTATTTCAAAAACATATTGAATTCAAGCGGCATTCATAAGCATGCTTCGGTGCATACTCTGCGACACTCTTTTGCCACCCATCTGCTCCTGAATGGTATCGACCTACGACAGATTCAGGAATACCTTGGACATTCACGAGTTGAAACCACCATGATATATACACATGTGATAAAAGATTTGAGAGAACCAACAGCCAGCCCGCTAGATCTGCTTTAA
- a CDS encoding GNAT family N-acetyltransferase — MPTSKHWADSYVEKTVSAEAAIGKIQSGQRVFIGSGCGEPQELVKALVAKANSFSGLEILRLLTLETVSFAAIADRTKDTSLNVRSIYLGSTRSEAISRHKRFITPMNMSDVPMLFSTRKLPINVAMIQVSPPDDFGWMSLGISVDVTLAAARAADLVIAQINPRMPRVMGQSFLHVNYVDVFVEHEEPILSVPYTNDPSEADQLIGKHIARVIEDGSTLQIGLDAASQATLQALSNKTDLGVHSQFLTDDIMQLYARGNITNQRKGFNDGKMVASMAVGSEDLYEFLNDNPAVDFHPSDYVNDPFVISRHNRMVSLNVAHSMDLTGQMAAEARLSSRFAGISGIADFVRGARRSPGGKSILMIRSTSQNEDGSIRSNIVPHLQDDVVLVPRGDVHFVASEYGIVNLFGKSLQERVIAMISLAHPDFREELFKESKELGLIGTERTLGEAVKAIYPVKLEEVLDLDGQRVTIRPSKPVDERRIQEHYYTLPKEDVLSRFFCQKSHFTRTDVEARSHTDYVNALSLVAVTGEFGFGKIVGVAEMMRLRGANMAEVAFSVGRDLQGKGLGKIFLRKLAEAARENGLAGLMAFTSPGNKGMIKLFQTLPYKVQKRLEDGDLVLTCKFEDVI; from the coding sequence ATGCCGACTTCAAAACACTGGGCAGACAGTTATGTCGAGAAAACCGTAAGCGCAGAAGCTGCAATCGGGAAAATTCAATCCGGTCAGCGGGTGTTTATTGGCTCGGGCTGCGGTGAACCCCAGGAACTGGTAAAGGCGCTGGTGGCTAAAGCCAACAGTTTCAGTGGGCTTGAGATCCTGCGCCTGCTTACCCTCGAAACGGTCTCCTTTGCGGCTATTGCCGACAGAACCAAAGACACCAGTCTCAATGTACGTTCCATTTACCTTGGTTCAACCCGTTCAGAGGCGATTTCAAGACACAAGCGCTTTATCACCCCGATGAACATGTCGGATGTACCAATGCTTTTTTCAACCAGAAAATTGCCGATCAATGTGGCCATGATCCAGGTCTCGCCACCCGATGACTTTGGTTGGATGAGCCTTGGTATTTCAGTGGATGTCACTCTTGCAGCCGCACGGGCGGCTGATCTGGTTATCGCCCAGATCAACCCTCGCATGCCACGGGTAATGGGCCAGAGCTTTCTTCATGTGAACTATGTAGATGTATTTGTCGAGCATGAGGAACCGATTCTTTCTGTCCCATACACCAATGATCCTTCAGAAGCAGACCAGTTAATCGGTAAACATATCGCCCGGGTCATAGAAGATGGTTCGACCCTGCAAATTGGCCTCGATGCAGCCTCCCAGGCTACATTGCAGGCCCTCTCCAACAAGACCGATCTTGGCGTGCACTCCCAGTTTCTTACCGATGACATAATGCAACTCTATGCCCGTGGTAATATTACCAACCAGCGAAAAGGCTTTAACGACGGCAAGATGGTTGCCTCCATGGCGGTGGGAAGCGAAGATCTCTACGAATTTTTAAACGACAATCCTGCGGTGGATTTCCACCCCTCGGATTATGTAAACGACCCATTCGTCATTTCACGCCATAACAGGATGGTATCCCTCAATGTCGCACATTCTATGGATCTCACCGGGCAGATGGCGGCAGAGGCGCGGCTCAGTTCGCGTTTTGCCGGTATCTCTGGGATTGCAGATTTTGTTCGGGGAGCCCGGCGCTCACCTGGTGGTAAATCCATCCTGATGATTCGTTCCACCTCTCAGAATGAAGATGGATCAATCAGATCGAATATCGTTCCACATCTGCAGGATGATGTGGTGTTGGTCCCGCGGGGTGATGTGCATTTTGTCGCTTCTGAATATGGTATTGTCAATCTGTTCGGCAAAAGCCTGCAGGAACGAGTTATAGCAATGATCAGTCTGGCTCACCCCGATTTCCGTGAAGAGCTCTTCAAGGAGTCTAAAGAATTGGGCTTGATTGGCACAGAGCGAACCCTTGGTGAGGCCGTGAAGGCAATTTACCCGGTCAAGCTTGAAGAGGTCCTTGACCTCGATGGGCAGCGAGTCACTATCCGGCCAAGCAAACCCGTGGATGAGAGAAGAATTCAGGAGCATTATTATACGCTGCCTAAAGAAGACGTTTTGTCCCGCTTTTTTTGCCAGAAATCGCATTTTACCCGGACCGATGTTGAAGCACGTTCGCATACCGACTATGTCAACGCCTTGAGCCTGGTGGCAGTCACCGGTGAATTCGGTTTTGGTAAAATCGTAGGTGTGGCTGAGATGATGCGACTCAGGGGGGCAAATATGGCAGAGGTGGCCTTTTCGGTAGGCAGGGATCTGCAGGGTAAAGGCCTGGGTAAAATTTTCCTGCGCAAATTGGCTGAAGCAGCGCGCGAAAACGGTTTGGCGGGCCTTATGGCTTTTACTTCCCCGGGCAACAAGGGCATGATCAAACTGTTTCAGACATTACCCTACAAGGTGCAGAAGCGTTTGGAAGACGGGGACCTTGTGCTGACCTGTAAGTTTGAGGATGTAATTTAA
- a CDS encoding transglutaminase-like domain-containing protein, whose translation MTVPDGYLACTPSIDCDHPAVREYANRNTVAGTSVVEMAVSLYYAVRDDFRYNPYKVDLTLEEIRASATLSKGYGWCVSKAVLLAACCRAKNIPARLGFGDVRNHLSTERLRRLMKTDVFYWHGFTDMYLEGVWVKATPAFNLQLCEKFGFPPLEFNGREDSVFHPFDNKGNRHMEYLHDRGRFQDLPLTEIRRTFAEHYSDIEQGKDADFDADVSRETAR comes from the coding sequence ATGACAGTGCCAGACGGCTATCTTGCCTGTACCCCGAGTATCGATTGTGATCATCCCGCAGTAAGAGAATATGCAAACCGCAACACTGTTGCCGGTACATCAGTTGTTGAAATGGCTGTGTCACTTTATTATGCAGTGCGTGATGACTTCCGCTACAATCCATATAAGGTCGATCTTACACTTGAGGAAATACGAGCCTCGGCGACTTTAAGCAAAGGGTATGGCTGGTGTGTGAGCAAGGCCGTGCTGCTCGCCGCATGTTGTCGGGCGAAGAATATTCCGGCCCGGCTGGGCTTTGGAGACGTCCGTAACCATCTTTCCACCGAGCGGCTTCGCCGGCTGATGAAAACCGATGTATTTTACTGGCACGGATTTACCGATATGTATTTAGAGGGTGTGTGGGTTAAGGCAACGCCTGCCTTTAACCTCCAGCTCTGCGAGAAGTTTGGTTTTCCGCCTCTTGAATTTAACGGCAGAGAGGACTCTGTTTTTCATCCCTTTGATAATAAAGGGAACAGGCATATGGAATATTTGCATGACAGGGGCAGATTCCAGGATCTGCCGCTCACTGAGATTCGCCGGACTTTTGCTGAGCACTATTCGGATATAGAGCAAGGTAAAGATGCGGATTTTGACGCAGATGTGTCAAGAGAGACCGCCAGGTAA
- a CDS encoding L,D-transpeptidase family protein encodes MSYSFKAAFAGLRRSRNQQQRNPVALLLFSILCCVLFLPPSHLPVANAGEARAMGRDEHVSHGKLIVVSPNSNIVIVDADQSGRQRIVGGKVAPDAILVKDGKKVNLKAFRVGDYVKILWRYTSIGKQIVSLATTDERPAPRPAPVKSNGIIQPSQTQASYNGSGLYTSQIRPIIGYKVSHVVGPKETLLKIARKYSLGYNEIIDLYPQYDPWLPPVGQRLALPTERILPDARQQGIVINIAELRLYYYHKRNGIPMVTTYPVSIGTPSHQTPLGRYHIASKTVDPTWTVPSSLRHKYSFRSVPPGPDNPLGKYWLGLSIRAYGIHGTDIAWSVGRTITQGCIRMYPEDIERFFGVIKMGTKVNLVYQPIKAARDGNKIYIEIHKDVYQKHLSLGSLARRALSDKDLWPLVDRHKLAIALRDQSGVPVDITDDSLQARR; translated from the coding sequence ATGAGCTATTCGTTTAAGGCTGCCTTTGCTGGTTTGCGACGGAGCCGTAATCAACAACAGCGCAACCCTGTTGCGCTGTTGCTTTTTTCCATCCTGTGCTGCGTCCTTTTTCTGCCACCTTCGCACCTTCCTGTCGCAAACGCAGGTGAGGCCAGGGCAATGGGGCGTGACGAGCATGTTTCCCATGGCAAACTCATTGTCGTGTCCCCTAACTCCAATATAGTCATAGTCGATGCCGATCAGTCCGGCAGACAGCGCATCGTTGGTGGAAAAGTCGCTCCCGACGCCATCCTGGTAAAGGATGGGAAAAAAGTCAACCTCAAGGCTTTTCGGGTTGGAGACTATGTTAAGATTCTCTGGCGCTACACCAGTATAGGTAAACAAATCGTCTCTCTTGCCACAACCGATGAAAGACCTGCCCCCAGACCCGCTCCGGTCAAGAGCAATGGTATAATTCAACCATCCCAAACACAGGCCTCATATAATGGCTCCGGGCTCTATACCTCGCAGATCCGACCTATCATCGGTTACAAGGTCAGTCATGTGGTTGGCCCTAAAGAGACCTTGCTCAAAATCGCCCGCAAATACAGTCTTGGTTACAACGAAATAATTGATCTCTACCCGCAATACGACCCCTGGCTGCCGCCGGTAGGTCAAAGACTGGCACTTCCTACCGAACGCATCCTGCCCGATGCGCGCCAGCAGGGCATCGTCATAAATATTGCTGAGCTAAGGCTCTATTATTACCATAAGCGCAATGGCATACCCATGGTCACCACCTATCCGGTCAGCATCGGCACGCCCTCGCATCAGACGCCCCTCGGTCGCTACCATATTGCCAGCAAAACCGTTGACCCAACCTGGACCGTACCGTCGTCGCTGAGGCACAAATATTCTTTCCGCTCCGTTCCACCCGGCCCGGACAACCCGCTTGGCAAATACTGGCTTGGCCTGAGCATACGTGCTTATGGTATTCACGGCACCGATATCGCCTGGTCTGTGGGCCGCACCATTACCCAGGGTTGCATTCGGATGTACCCTGAAGATATCGAACGATTTTTCGGGGTGATAAAAATGGGGACCAAAGTCAATCTGGTCTACCAGCCCATTAAAGCTGCACGGGACGGCAACAAGATCTACATCGAAATACACAAGGACGTATACCAAAAGCACCTCAGTCTCGGCAGCCTCGCAAGGCGTGCCCTGAGCGACAAGGATCTCTGGCCGCTAGTAGATCGACACAAGCTGGCGATTGCTCTGCGGGACCAGAGCGGAGTTCCGGTGGATATAACCGATGACTCTCTGCAGGCCCGCCGATAA